The DNA window AGTACAAGCAAGCTATGAAATCGCCATTAAACGTTTCCTTGATCAAGGTGGTTACAATGCCTTCACAACGAACTTCGAAGATTTACATGGTATGAAACAACTTCCTGGACTTGCTGTTCAACGTCTGATGGCACAAGGATATGGTTTTGCTGGTGAGGGAGATTGGAAGACGGCAGCACTTGATCGTTTGCTTAAAGTGATGAGCCATAACCAATCCACTGGCTTTATGGAAGACTACACTTATGAATTAACGGTTGGACAAGAATCCATCCTTCAATCCCATATGCTTGAGGTAGATCCTACTTTGGCAAGCAACAAACCCAAACTTATCGTTTCTCCATTAGGTATTGGTGGTAAAGATGATCCAGCTCGTTTAGTGTTTGATGGTAAAGCAGGAGACGGTGTGGTTGTTTCCATGGCTGACTTTGGCACGCATTACAAACTTTTGATCAACGAAGTTTCTGCGTTTGAGCCGACGGTTCCAGCTCCAAACCTTCCAGTAGCTCGTGTGCTTTGGAACGTTAAACCAAACTTCCAAGATGGGGTTAAAGCTTGGATTGAAAATGGCGGTGGTCACCATACCGTAGTTTCATTAACGTTAACAACAGACCAAATTATTGCTTACGCAAAGCTTGTTAACTTGGAATATGTAGTTATTAAGTAATAGCAATGATCAGCCTTATGACCGACTCTATTTCACAGAGTCGGTCATTTTGATTATGCTAATACTTTTTGAACATGCCTACTGATTTTGGGCTTGTATAATCAAACCCAAACTTTTTATATAGTTCATCTGCAGGAACATCGGCTATTAAGCTTACATAGGCTCTACTTGGTACGTTGTTATCCAAATAATTCATAAGTTCGCTCATAATCTGTTTTCCTAGCCCTTGGCCTTGTCTAGATGGATGTACCGCGATATCAACGATTTGATAGAAACAACCGCCGTCACCAATAATTCTCCCCATTCCAATAAGTTGATCATCAGAATCTCTTAGGGTTGTTAGGAATATAGAGTTGCCCAGAGCAATTTGGGATGCTTGTAAATCCTTTGGACTTAATCCAGCTGCTGCTCTCAATTCAAGATATTCATTTGGGGTTGGGGCTTCGTTTGATATGTTCATATTTGTTGTCATAATTACCTCCAGTGAATGTGCTCTTTTATATTATAGGTTAACGTAAGATCCCATGCGATATTCTTCACCGACGGTAATTTTTTAAGTCTACCCGCAATTCATTTGCCGTGTTGAATAATCCCGTAAAAATGTTTGTTAAGAAATTGTTCAGTTCGTCACTGTATAATGATAAGCTATCTTATAACTATTACAATGTGGAGTGAGGAAGTAGCAATGGAAGAGCTTCAAGTCTATATATTTGCCGTATTATCTTTAGTTGTAGCGGCACTGGTAGTTATCCTAATTGAGAAATTAATCTGGGGTGTAGCAAGTAAGAATAGAAATGTAAAAGTAGTTCGGGGTATTTTAACGGGACTCTTACTCGGAGCAGGAATTTGGTGTATGCATTTACTTAATAGTCAATCGCTATCTACGACTAACAAGGTGGAAACAGGAATTGTTTATCCTCTGCTTGTCTATCTTGTTACGATTGGATTACTATTGCTGCTGTCCTTCCTACTTCGGTCGAGGCTTGCGGAAAGTGCTAATTTAAGAGACTTAGCATATCGCGATTCACTGACGGGGCTGCTTAACAGCAATGGGATGAACGATTTTTGGGACCGGTGTAAAGGAACTCCGAAATTGGCGGTACTCTTTCTTGATCTGAACCGTTTCAAATCCATTAACGATAGTCTAGGTCATCATGTTGGTGATATGTTGTTAAAAGAGGTCGGGGCAGACCTGAGTCAATTTACGCGGAAGAATCGTCGTCACATCTTTCGGATTGGCGGCGATGAATTTGTGATTATCTCCAAAAATTGTGGTCAAAAGGAAGCTGAACGACTTGCAGTAACTATTCTTGAGAAGATCACTAAAAACTATGTACTGGATCAGCATGAATTGTTCGTGTCAGGTAGCATCGGCATCACGTTAAGTACGGGGAAAGTAGATCGGACGCGTCTGCTCAAAGAGGCGGACTCAGCGATGTATAGCGCGAAGCAACTGGGTACAGGTCGATATTATCTCTACAAACAATCTGTATCCAACTAATTTGGAGGTGTTGTTATGGAGCAGAATCAGATCACTTCACCAGGGAATTTGCTCGGGGACGATGGTTGCCTAATGCAGCGTGGGTATTCGACACAAGCCGTATTGAACTATAACCGTGCTGCAATTAAAGCTCGGCCATGGCGTATTAAAGAGTGGGATTTCTATCAGGTCGCAAACGATGACTTCTGCTTGCAAATGACGATTGGGCACGTATCCTATGCGGGAAATGTATCGGTAAAGTTATTTGAATTTGCTACAGGACAACACTACGAAATTACGAAAATGCTGGTACTTCCGTTTAATCGGCTACATATGCCAGCTTCGGCTGAGCAGGGAAATTTGACCTACCGTCAGAAAAATATGTTCATAGAGTTTCAGGTATCGGATGAAGGACGGAGATTGATCTGCAAGGCAACTGGCAAGAACTCGCCTCCAATCTCTGTCGATGTCGAGTTATCTCAACCTGATCCAACATCTATGGTGATCGCGACTCCTTTTGATGAGCATCCTGCGATGTTCTACTATAATCACAAGATCAATTGTATGCCAGCTCATGGCACTGTGCTTATCGGGGACAAAGAGTACCGTTTTGAACCTGACAGCGCGTTTGGCTTGCTTGATTGGGGCAGGGGCGTATGGCCTTTCCACCATGATTGGTATTGGGGGAACGGGAGCTGTTACGTGGATGGGAAGCGATTCGGCTTCAACATCGGCCACGGGTTCGGGAATACTTCTGCGGCAACGGAGAATATGCTGTTCTATGACGGGGCGGCCCATAAGCTCGGTGAGATCATCTTTGATTTGTCCGCTGGAGGTTACATGTCGAAGAAGCAAGTAAGCAGTGACAATGGACGATTTGAGATGGAGTTTACTCCTATCTATGACCAAATTACGGCAACAAAGCTTTTATTTGTGGGTAATAGCTGTCATCAGCTATTCGGAACGTTCACAGGAACTGCGGTACTCGATGACGGTAGGATCATCGAAGTGAAAGATATGGTCGCCTTTATCGAGCATGCCTCGAACAACTGGTGACGGGGATGAATCATGATTATGTTGAAAGAGTGAATACGGTCATTCAATATATTAAGGATCATAGCTCGGAGCGTCTTACCTTAGACGAGTTAGCCGAACAGGCTAATTTCTCGAAATACCATTTTAGTCGAATATTTAGTTCTCTAGTGGGGGTATCGCCCGTTGCGTTTGTAAATCAGGTCCGATTGGATAACTCCTTAGCTTATTTAACAGAGACCCATAGAACGATTCTAGATATTGCACAATGGTGTGGGTTTGAATCCGTGATCACCTTTAATGCGGCATTTAAGAAGCGTTTTAACAGAACGCCAAGTGAGGTTAGAGCGGAACTCAGTAAGAATAGCAATATTTCATTATTGGTTAGCAAGAAGCAAGAAGAGTTATTTCCTCCTCTACGTTACGATGATAACAGGAACACAAGTAACTTTCTGAGGAGGATTTGGGATATGAACATATCGATGCAAGAGATTCCTGAATACGAAGTAGCATTTGTTAGGCATGTGGGAAGTTACCTGGATACTCAGGTTGCTTGGAATGAGTTAGGAAACTGGGCATTTGGGCATGATCTGTCTCCCTTACATCAGTATTTTATCGGCATTTCATTAGACGATCCTCATGCGGTGGAGGAGAACCATTGTCGTTATGATGCATGCGTCACATTGCCACAAGGATTTCTAAGGAGCGAAGAGGGGAATATCCAGTTTAAAAGGTTGGCAGGTGGACTGTGCGCGGTATACTCGTTCTACGATACCATCGACAAATTGGCTATTGCATATCAGACGCTATATGCTCAATGGCTGCCTAATAGCGAATATGATGCCGATGATCGACCTTGCCTCGAATTCTGTATGAACGATCCTGCGAAGGATGCGGAAGGGAAATGTAAAGTCGATCTATACATACCTGTTAAGAGAAGAATTTGAGGGCAAGGAGATAAGTTATGGAGATCAACATTGCATTTGAGCAATTCCCTATCCTGAAATCGGAGCATTTGATTCTGAAGCAGATCGATGTTAGTCACCTTGAAGAGGTTTATGCTATTTATAGTAATGATAACGTCTTTGCATATTGCGGCATCTTACCCAAACATAATAAAGAAACCGTTAAGTCGATGATCGGGCATTTTGAAAGAGATTATAGCAAGAGATCTAGGATTAAATGGGGGATATTTACCTCGAATGATGAGGATAAGTTGGTAGGCATTATAGAAGCTTGCGATTTCAATCTAAAGGTCAACATGGTCACCATAGGCTACTTCTTGGCGGAAACGTATTGGGGACAAGGAATTGCTAGCCACGCGTTAAACAGATTACTTTCTTTCTTATTTGAGGAAGTGGGCGTGAATCGAGTACAGGCTGAGGTAATGCCTGCTAATGAAATCTCCAAAAAGGTGTTGCTCAGAAATGGCTTTGTTCTTGAAGGAACATTAAGACAAGCCTCATTCTGGTCGGGCAAGGGAATTGTTGATCTAGAGATGTATAGTATTCTCAAACAGGACTATGTGAACTCATAGTAAAAAAATAAGGGTCCCAGCTGCGCAACGCGTCGCTGGGACCACCAATAATTCATCTTATGCAGCTGGATTCCTACTTAGGAAATCGGCTGTTATTTTTATAGGTTGGAGGGTGTTAAGTCACCATTCAAGTATTTCTCTGTCAAGACAGTCAGTAGATGAATTCCAACCTGATTATGTCCACCTTCAGGGATGATCAGATCAGCATATTTCTTCGACGGCTCAATAAATGCCTCATGCATCGGCTTTACCGTAGTTAAATATTGATTGTGTATCGACTGAATCGAACGTCCACGTTCCTCGATATCCCGAAGTGTCCGACGTAATATACGTACATCGGGATCGGTATCGACAAATACCTTGATATCAAGTATCTCGCGGAGATTTTCGTCAGACAATACATGAAGCCCTTCGATTATGACAATATTGTTTGGCTTTAGTTCTACCGATTTGTCTTTGCAGCGAGCATGTACCGTGAAGTCATATACCGGAGCATATGCGGTTTGACCATCCTTCAGACTGCCAAGGTGCTCAATCAGCAGTTCGTTATCAAATGCAAACGGATGATCATAATTGATCAATTCGCGTTCAGCCATACTGAGGTGTGGATTATCTTTATAATAGTTATCCTGTGAGATAAATGTAACTTTTCCCGATCCTAGATTGTCTATAACGGAACGAGCCACTGTTG is part of the Paenibacillus segetis genome and encodes:
- a CDS encoding GNAT family N-acetyltransferase — its product is MTTNMNISNEAPTPNEYLELRAAAGLSPKDLQASQIALGNSIFLTTLRDSDDQLIGMGRIIGDGGCFYQIVDIAVHPSRQGQGLGKQIMSELMNYLDNNVPSRAYVSLIADVPADELYKKFGFDYTSPKSVGMFKKY
- a CDS encoding GGDEF domain-containing protein → MEELQVYIFAVLSLVVAALVVILIEKLIWGVASKNRNVKVVRGILTGLLLGAGIWCMHLLNSQSLSTTNKVETGIVYPLLVYLVTIGLLLLLSFLLRSRLAESANLRDLAYRDSLTGLLNSNGMNDFWDRCKGTPKLAVLFLDLNRFKSINDSLGHHVGDMLLKEVGADLSQFTRKNRRHIFRIGGDEFVIISKNCGQKEAERLAVTILEKITKNYVLDQHELFVSGSIGITLSTGKVDRTRLLKEADSAMYSAKQLGTGRYYLYKQSVSN
- a CDS encoding DUF2804 domain-containing protein, coding for MEQNQITSPGNLLGDDGCLMQRGYSTQAVLNYNRAAIKARPWRIKEWDFYQVANDDFCLQMTIGHVSYAGNVSVKLFEFATGQHYEITKMLVLPFNRLHMPASAEQGNLTYRQKNMFIEFQVSDEGRRLICKATGKNSPPISVDVELSQPDPTSMVIATPFDEHPAMFYYNHKINCMPAHGTVLIGDKEYRFEPDSAFGLLDWGRGVWPFHHDWYWGNGSCYVDGKRFGFNIGHGFGNTSAATENMLFYDGAAHKLGEIIFDLSAGGYMSKKQVSSDNGRFEMEFTPIYDQITATKLLFVGNSCHQLFGTFTGTAVLDDGRIIEVKDMVAFIEHASNNW
- a CDS encoding AraC family transcriptional regulator, producing MNHDYVERVNTVIQYIKDHSSERLTLDELAEQANFSKYHFSRIFSSLVGVSPVAFVNQVRLDNSLAYLTETHRTILDIAQWCGFESVITFNAAFKKRFNRTPSEVRAELSKNSNISLLVSKKQEELFPPLRYDDNRNTSNFLRRIWDMNISMQEIPEYEVAFVRHVGSYLDTQVAWNELGNWAFGHDLSPLHQYFIGISLDDPHAVEENHCRYDACVTLPQGFLRSEEGNIQFKRLAGGLCAVYSFYDTIDKLAIAYQTLYAQWLPNSEYDADDRPCLEFCMNDPAKDAEGKCKVDLYIPVKRRI
- a CDS encoding GNAT family N-acetyltransferase, with product MEINIAFEQFPILKSEHLILKQIDVSHLEEVYAIYSNDNVFAYCGILPKHNKETVKSMIGHFERDYSKRSRIKWGIFTSNDEDKLVGIIEACDFNLKVNMVTIGYFLAETYWGQGIASHALNRLLSFLFEEVGVNRVQAEVMPANEISKKVLLRNGFVLEGTLRQASFWSGKGIVDLEMYSILKQDYVNS
- the udk gene encoding uridine kinase; amino-acid sequence: MLIIGIAGGTGSGKTTVARSVIDNLGSGKVTFISQDNYYKDNPHLSMAERELINYDHPFAFDNELLIEHLGSLKDGQTAYAPVYDFTVHARCKDKSVELKPNNIVIIEGLHVLSDENLREILDIKVFVDTDPDVRILRRTLRDIEERGRSIQSIHNQYLTTVKPMHEAFIEPSKKYADLIIPEGGHNQVGIHLLTVLTEKYLNGDLTPSNL